Proteins from a genomic interval of Ghiorsea bivora:
- the argB gene encoding acetylglutamate kinase, translated as MKHMNSRASMLVEALPYLQRFADQTIVIKYGGNAMVEESLKESFAKDITLLKQVGINPVVVHGGGPQIGNVLKKIGKQAEFIDGMRVTDDETMDIVEMVLAGKVNKEIVANINRAGGKAVGLSGKDGGLICARKMKVTKNSPELDVPEIIDLGHVGQVHKINTEILNVLESDKFVPVIAPVGYDKDKAQSYNINADLVAGAIAQALGAAKLILLTDVVGVLDADKKLKSKFSTDEARAWIADGTIAGGMIPKVNCCLDAVENSVEKAHIIDGRVPHAILLEMFTDEGVGTVFAS; from the coding sequence ATGAAACACATGAATTCTCGGGCTTCCATGTTGGTCGAAGCGCTGCCTTATTTGCAGCGTTTTGCAGACCAAACCATAGTGATTAAATATGGCGGTAACGCCATGGTGGAAGAAAGCCTGAAAGAAAGTTTTGCCAAAGACATCACACTGCTTAAACAAGTGGGTATCAACCCTGTGGTGGTGCATGGCGGCGGGCCACAAATTGGGAATGTACTCAAAAAAATCGGTAAACAAGCTGAGTTTATTGATGGTATGCGGGTAACCGATGATGAGACCATGGATATTGTTGAAATGGTGCTTGCGGGCAAGGTAAACAAAGAAATCGTAGCCAATATCAATAGAGCAGGTGGTAAAGCTGTTGGTTTATCGGGTAAAGATGGTGGTTTGATTTGTGCGCGTAAGATGAAAGTGACCAAAAACTCACCTGAGTTGGATGTGCCTGAAATTATTGATTTGGGGCATGTTGGGCAAGTGCACAAAATCAATACGGAAATCTTGAATGTGCTTGAAAGTGATAAGTTTGTGCCTGTGATTGCGCCTGTGGGTTATGATAAAGATAAAGCGCAAAGTTATAATATTAATGCTGATTTGGTTGCAGGTGCGATAGCCCAAGCTTTGGGTGCGGCGAAATTAATTTTATTAACGGATGTTGTGGGTGTGTTGGATGCAGACAAAAAACTCAAATCCAAGTTCTCCACTGATGAAGCTAGAGCATGGATAGCTGATGGTACGATTGCTGGTGGCATGATTCCCAAAGTGAATTGCTGTTTAGATGCAGTGGAAAACAGTGTGGAAAAAGCGCATATTATTGATGGGCGTGTGCCGCATGCAATCCTGCTAGAAATGTTTACAGACGAAGGTGTAGGGACTGTGTTTGCATCGTAG
- the ilvC gene encoding ketol-acid reductoisomerase, whose protein sequence is MALNVYYDKDADLSIIKGMKVAIIGYGSQGHAHATNLNDSGVDVVVGLRTNSSSVAKAEAHGLKVSNVADAVASADLVMILTPDEFQSVLYKEEIEPNIKKGATLAFAHGFAVHYNQVTARADLNVVMIAPKAPGHTVRSEFERGGGIPDLIAVHQDATGNAKDICLSYASAIGGGRTGIIETTFKDETETDLFGEQAVLCGGAVELVKAGFETLTEAGYAPEMAYFECLHELKLIVDLMYEGGIANMNYSISNNAEYGEYVTGPKVINEESRKAMRECLHNIQTGEYAKQFILEGATNYASMTAARRNNAAHPIEQTGEKLRAMMPWIKKIVDKEKN, encoded by the coding sequence ATGGCATTAAACGTTTATTATGATAAAGATGCAGACTTATCCATCATCAAAGGCATGAAAGTTGCCATCATTGGTTATGGTTCTCAAGGTCACGCTCATGCGACTAACCTTAATGATTCAGGTGTAGACGTTGTTGTTGGTCTTCGTACGAATTCTTCATCTGTGGCTAAAGCCGAGGCACATGGCTTGAAAGTAAGTAATGTTGCAGATGCTGTTGCATCAGCTGATTTGGTGATGATTCTTACCCCTGATGAATTCCAATCAGTATTGTACAAAGAAGAGATTGAGCCAAACATCAAAAAAGGTGCAACTTTGGCATTCGCTCATGGTTTCGCAGTTCACTACAACCAAGTAACAGCTCGCGCTGACCTAAACGTTGTGATGATTGCACCCAAAGCACCAGGTCACACTGTTCGCTCTGAATTTGAGCGTGGCGGCGGTATTCCAGACCTTATCGCAGTGCATCAAGATGCAACTGGCAACGCCAAAGACATTTGCTTGTCTTACGCATCAGCGATTGGTGGCGGTCGTACTGGTATCATCGAAACAACATTTAAAGATGAAACTGAAACAGATTTATTCGGTGAACAAGCGGTTCTTTGTGGCGGCGCGGTTGAATTGGTGAAAGCTGGTTTCGAAACATTGACTGAAGCGGGCTACGCACCAGAAATGGCATACTTTGAATGTTTACATGAATTGAAATTAATTGTTGATTTGATGTATGAAGGTGGCATCGCCAACATGAACTACTCAATCTCTAACAACGCTGAATACGGCGAATATGTGACTGGCCCTAAAGTGATTAACGAAGAGTCTCGCAAAGCCATGCGTGAGTGCTTGCACAACATTCAAACGGGTGAATATGCAAAACAATTCATCCTTGAAGGTGCAACCAACTATGCTTCAATGACTGCTGCACGCCGTAACAACGCTGCACATCCAATCGAGCAAACAGGCGAAAAACTTCGCGCTATGATGCCTTGGATTAAGAAAATCGTAGATAAAGAGAAAAACTAA
- a CDS encoding AbrB/MazE/SpoVT family DNA-binding domain-containing protein has protein sequence MQTATSKLTSKYQATIPKPVRKALHLQAGDAVAFDIQDNSIQLRKAQPIDFAFAKGIEATLTEWATAEDEQAYNDL, from the coding sequence ATGCAAACAGCAACAAGTAAACTAACCAGTAAATATCAGGCAACTATTCCTAAGCCTGTTCGTAAAGCCCTTCATCTTCAAGCAGGCGATGCCGTGGCTTTCGATATTCAAGATAATTCCATACAGCTTAGGAAAGCGCAGCCTATTGATTTCGCATTTGCAAAAGGCATTGAAGCCACCCTAACCGAATGGGCAACCGCCGAAGACGAACAAGCCTACAATGACCTTTGA
- a CDS encoding type II toxin-antitoxin system PemK/MazF family toxin produces MTFEAFDVVVVPFPFTDRATTKRRPALVLSDAKSFNLPVGQSVLAMITSASNSDWVLDVEIRDLDAAGLSSPSIVRMKLFTLDHQLILRKAGTLNKKDQTQVKQALNKLFPIK; encoded by the coding sequence ATGACCTTTGAGGCATTTGATGTCGTTGTTGTTCCCTTTCCATTCACGGATAGAGCAACCACAAAACGCAGGCCTGCACTGGTACTTTCTGATGCAAAAAGCTTCAATCTTCCCGTGGGTCAATCTGTATTGGCTATGATTACCAGCGCCAGTAATTCTGATTGGGTATTGGATGTTGAAATCAGAGACCTTGATGCCGCAGGTCTATCATCACCTTCCATTGTGCGCATGAAATTATTTACACTAGACCATCAACTGATTCTAAGAAAAGCAGGCACGCTCAATAAAAAAGACCAAACGCAGGTCAAACAAGCTTTAAACAAACTATTCCCTATCAAGTAA
- a CDS encoding DOPA 4,5-dioxygenase family protein: MDTNIMNYHAHIYYNESTFEQASKLCDEVGVLFDVPVGFKHQQPVGPHPMWSCQISLTAEKFAEVVPWLMLNRKGLTVFIHGNTGDDLKDHTEHTMWMGSIESLNLDIFK; encoded by the coding sequence ATGGACACCAATATAATGAACTATCACGCGCATATTTATTATAATGAAAGCACTTTTGAGCAAGCATCCAAGCTTTGCGATGAAGTGGGTGTATTGTTTGATGTGCCTGTTGGTTTTAAACACCAACAACCTGTGGGTCCGCACCCCATGTGGAGCTGTCAGATTAGCTTAACGGCTGAGAAGTTTGCAGAAGTTGTGCCTTGGTTAATGCTTAACCGAAAAGGTTTAACTGTGTTTATTCATGGAAACACAGGCGATGACCTTAAAGACCATACCGAGCATACCATGTGGATGGGCAGTATAGAGTCACTAAACTTGGATATATTTAAATAA
- a CDS encoding anthranilate phosphoribosyltransferase — protein MEVASLIKRVARGKHGSEHLNQDEARFVFSELLNPQADALQLGAFLIAQRMKGETSAELAGFVQAAREHVSHFNHTIAPQGTVDLPCYAGKRRAAHAYLIAALEAKDKGIPIFVHGISHIEGRVTAWQVLQTVGIKAATTLSEAKNIMDEHGMVYMDLEDICPDLNRIYHLRDRLGVRSFVNTVARLLNPMQCDKQLNGFFHTPYADYMAEANVLLGQKESLVFMGAEGEPELYADRQKVVKHQTGNTIESIAFEDSGCETYPKQAVEDLQQIYDDFQRMLNGNRTEREQATVERVKQVIFSLNSHLVIAV, from the coding sequence GTGGAAGTAGCATCTTTAATTAAACGTGTAGCCCGTGGTAAACATGGCTCAGAGCATTTGAATCAGGATGAAGCGCGTTTTGTATTCTCCGAGTTATTAAATCCACAAGCTGATGCATTGCAGTTGGGTGCGTTTTTGATTGCCCAGCGCATGAAAGGGGAAACCTCTGCTGAGCTTGCAGGTTTTGTCCAAGCTGCCCGTGAGCATGTGTCTCATTTTAATCATACCATTGCCCCGCAAGGTACGGTGGATTTACCTTGTTATGCGGGTAAACGTCGCGCAGCACATGCTTATTTGATTGCGGCTCTGGAAGCCAAAGACAAAGGTATTCCCATTTTTGTGCATGGCATATCCCACATCGAAGGACGTGTCACAGCTTGGCAGGTATTACAAACAGTGGGCATTAAAGCTGCGACCACATTATCTGAAGCCAAGAATATCATGGATGAACATGGCATGGTGTATATGGATTTAGAGGATATATGCCCTGACTTGAATCGAATTTATCATTTGCGCGATAGATTGGGTGTACGCTCCTTTGTCAACACGGTTGCTAGGTTGCTCAACCCCATGCAGTGCGACAAACAACTCAACGGCTTTTTTCATACCCCATATGCCGATTATATGGCAGAAGCGAATGTATTGCTTGGTCAAAAGGAATCTTTGGTGTTTATGGGCGCAGAAGGTGAGCCTGAATTGTATGCTGATAGGCAAAAGGTAGTAAAGCATCAAACAGGGAACACGATTGAAAGCATAGCCTTTGAAGATAGTGGTTGTGAAACATATCCCAAACAAGCGGTGGAAGACTTACAACAAATTTATGATGATTTTCAGCGCATGTTAAATGGTAATAGAACCGAGCGAGAGCAAGCTACAGTTGAAAGAGTGAAGCAGGTTATTTTTTCACTTAATAGTCACCTTGTTATTGCTGTTTAA
- a CDS encoding ABC transporter ATP-binding protein: MSVLSVQHIRKVFKGGGFFGGGAEKIAVNDLSFDLVRGETLAIVGESGSGKSTTARLAMRLLDADAGQVIWAGEDVSLLTGKALREKRKHLQMVFQDPFASLNPKMKIVDTVAEGLRVHQPSLSKAERRRKVAETLQLCGLGEEALDRYPHQFSGGQRQRIGIARALIVQPEVLVLDEPVSALDVSVQAQILNLLKQLQQEKGLAYLFISHDLSVVQHIATRVMVMFAGFVVEEGDVDTVFNHPKHPYTKSLLDAKPISHPSQRSDEDVIAVDEGVASVGCAFAPRCAFAQDACKLFDMQLKDGVACLYPL, translated from the coding sequence ATGAGTGTGTTAAGCGTTCAACATATTCGCAAAGTGTTTAAGGGTGGTGGTTTCTTTGGCGGTGGTGCAGAAAAAATTGCGGTGAATGATTTAAGCTTTGATTTGGTTAGGGGTGAGACACTGGCGATTGTGGGTGAATCAGGTAGTGGCAAGTCAACTACAGCACGATTAGCCATGCGTTTATTGGATGCCGATGCAGGGCAAGTCATATGGGCTGGCGAAGATGTTAGTTTGTTAACGGGCAAAGCTTTGCGGGAAAAACGTAAACATTTGCAAATGGTATTTCAAGACCCTTTTGCCTCGCTAAATCCTAAAATGAAAATTGTGGATACGGTGGCAGAAGGTTTGCGTGTGCATCAGCCAAGTTTAAGCAAGGCAGAGCGCAGGCGTAAAGTAGCTGAAACATTACAGTTATGTGGCTTGGGTGAAGAAGCTTTGGATAGGTATCCACACCAGTTTTCAGGTGGGCAACGGCAACGTATAGGCATTGCTAGAGCATTGATTGTGCAGCCTGAAGTGTTGGTTTTGGATGAACCTGTATCTGCGTTGGATGTGTCTGTACAAGCCCAGATTTTGAACTTATTAAAACAACTGCAACAAGAAAAAGGTTTGGCATATTTGTTTATTTCCCATGATTTATCCGTGGTGCAACATATTGCGACGCGGGTAATGGTCATGTTTGCAGGTTTTGTGGTGGAAGAGGGCGATGTAGATACGGTGTTTAATCATCCTAAACATCCTTACACCAAATCATTATTGGATGCCAAACCCATCAGTCACCCTAGCCAACGTAGTGATGAAGATGTGATTGCTGTGGATGAAGGTGTGGCAAGTGTTGGTTGTGCCTTTGCGCCGCGTTGTGCCTTTGCTCAAGATGCGTGTAAATTATTTGATATGCAGCTTAAGGATGGCGTAGCTTGTTTGTATCCACTGTAA
- a CDS encoding ABC transporter ATP-binding protein, which yields MLEICNLSLSIPVSGQHIKAVSDVSLSLKAGKVLALVGESGCGKSLTAQSMLRLGEFQGVNKESGDILLHGKSLFDISAHELRKIRGGVISMIFQEPMTALNPVFSIGSQILEVIHLHTDLDKGAAVQRALSLLADVGLQDGEHLMQQYPDSLSGGMRQRILIAMAMAGEPEFIIADEPTTALDVSVQKRIIALLRSLQREKGLGMLLVTHDFGLVAEMADEVAVMYAGEIVEQASVMDIFDKPSHPYTQALMKCRPEFTKDGQLAVIPGNVPSPGDWAQGCRFAPRCDRASQLCAAAPVRLDAWHSGVHQARCIRVAES from the coding sequence ATGCTTGAGATTTGTAATCTATCGTTGTCCATTCCAGTGTCAGGTCAGCATATTAAAGCAGTATCTGATGTATCGCTAAGTTTAAAAGCGGGCAAAGTATTAGCCTTGGTGGGCGAGTCGGGTTGTGGTAAAAGTTTGACGGCACAATCCATGTTAAGGCTTGGTGAGTTTCAAGGTGTGAATAAAGAATCAGGTGATATTTTGCTTCATGGCAAAAGCCTGTTTGATATATCTGCACATGAACTACGCAAGATTCGTGGTGGTGTTATTTCCATGATTTTCCAAGAGCCGATGACTGCGCTCAATCCTGTATTTTCGATTGGTAGCCAAATTTTAGAAGTGATTCATTTACATACAGACTTGGATAAAGGTGCCGCAGTTCAAAGAGCATTGTCTTTACTGGCTGATGTTGGTCTGCAAGATGGTGAGCACCTGATGCAGCAATATCCAGATTCACTTTCAGGTGGTATGCGTCAACGTATTCTTATTGCCATGGCAATGGCAGGTGAGCCTGAATTTATTATTGCTGATGAGCCAACCACAGCCTTGGATGTTTCGGTACAAAAACGAATTATTGCTTTGTTGCGTAGTCTACAACGAGAAAAGGGTTTAGGTATGTTGTTGGTCACCCATGATTTTGGGCTGGTTGCTGAAATGGCAGATGAAGTGGCTGTGATGTATGCGGGTGAAATTGTTGAGCAAGCATCGGTGATGGATATTTTTGATAAACCATCACATCCTTATACCCAAGCGTTGATGAAGTGTCGCCCTGAGTTTACCAAAGATGGTCAACTGGCGGTGATTCCTGGCAATGTGCCAAGCCCTGGTGATTGGGCGCAGGGATGCCGTTTTGCACCGCGTTGTGATAGGGCAAGTCAATTGTGTGCTGCTGCACCTGTTCGTCTTGATGCTTGGCATAGTGGGGTGCATCAAGCACGTTGTATTAGGGTTGCTGAATCATGA